The region CGGCGCTGGGTGTCCAAGCGCCGGgaggcgggggcgggggcggggcagggccaGCCAGCACGCTTGCCTCGGTCTGGATGCTGTTGACGGTGCGGGCGGGAAGCACCACCAACTGCAGCCTGACAAGGGTGTGTTTGAAGTTCTTCTCAGTGGATGTGCACTGGTAGGCCCCGGCGTCTACCAGCTGGAGAGAACGCAGGAGGAGACCCTGCTCTGTGCGTACCACACGACCGTCCGAGCGGATCTTCCAGAGAACACAACATGCATAAACTTAACACAgacataataatgaaaatatttacattttaataattgatGTTCAATTTAACCTATATGTGCTATGCGTGCAAATTATTCTGCGattaaatagattttaattCTTTGCATATTTAAAGCTTCCTAACTGGGATTTTTCCTTTTGCCTAATGAGAAGGATAGAGAAATGTATTCCTCAAAATTGTGAGTTTAATGCATCATGACTAGCAACTGCAATATTCACAGTCTATGTCTTAAGCCTTTAGCAAAGATCACGCACGGTACTCATTGGGTCTAAAGCAACAGCACCATCTGCTAGAAAAAATAAGTCTGATGGGATGCTTTAATTACTAAGcagaaaaatgtgtgaaattagTGGCCATTGCTATATTGCCTGACAAATTGATGTGTGAGTACGCactacacacctctctcctcctaTCACTGTTCTCCTTCTGAAAATGCCATTTGATTGAAACATGAGGAGATCTGGCTTGGCATTCCAGGAAGGCAGTGCTTCCCTCGACTCCATACTGTACTGCCTCCAGAGTATTCTTATTGGCTGgcatggaataaaacaaaacaaaagaaaaaaaaccttacatTTAAAACTTATATAAGGCTTCTTCTTATACTGAATAATTTTTTGTATTGTTGTTATTCTGCTGTGCAAAGCTATTCCACTTTTCATCTATTCCTCACCATTGGAATTGTAGCCTCTGCACTGTCTGATAGGGTTGCCATACTTCACGTCCTGTCGTCGACTACGCCTGGTACAACAGatgtaaacacacattcagacaaatTTCCGGATGACTAGAAACTTCAGAGACTCCTGTTTTTAAAGGAACACCCCATCCAACCTCTCCACCCATGGCAACACTGCACCGCGTGCCCCTCACCTCTTCTGGTTCGCAGAGTAGCGGGAGCAGGACTTGCCATCCCAGGCACAGTAGGGGTCGCGAGCGAGGCAGCAATCCGCGCAAGCCTCGCCGTACACGTCGCACCTGTGCAGCGTCAGGTGTGTGACTCCCACCACTGAGCTCACGTACAGCTGTTGCTGTGGAGGGAAGGGTAGCGCATGCTGTTgatttctcttgtttttttttttttccaattaacattttcaaaagtgAAAGCCAGAAAACCTGGACAAAGTTTTGGAAATGCCAGCAGTTCGAAGTGCTTCCAAGCATGAATAAAAGAGTTTATGGTTCTTACTCTTTTTGGGGAAATCTTCATTGTGGTTATTGGTGTTGGAACCTACAAGATGAAATGATGACAGTTTCAGTTAAAAGCTTCATCATTCTGTAATCTTTACATTTATCAATTCAACAAACTCATGAATAAATGGAGAAACATACTGGTCTGCACTGACTCACCCTGAACACCTCCACTTCCTCCAGAACCAGCTCTTCAGTCTGGAGGTCATCTCGAGGCAGAACTATGACCTTCTGTACAGTGCCTCGATCTGGGATTGAGAAGAGCAGAATCAGCGTTGAAAAGCTAGTTTtgagacagacaggcaaagCACCAAATGACCACTAAAGGTTCACTAAAACGGTCCATTTTTCACACTCTGTATATACGGCCTTACTAACAGTATATTTCTGTCATTGAATAAAGATTAGAAACTGCACTTGTAAATGTTCAATTTCGCTggaataaatgtttcaaaatgcaTCAGTTCAACTTTTTGACTAATGAATTATATGTTGATTTGACTCTCATGCACAGAATGGAAGTGGTCTCACCTGTTCCTAGAAAAAGCACCTCGTAACTGCCGTCAGCAGCTGCCACTTGGTCTACGGTGATGGTAGTAAACTCATAATCTACATTGGTGCgcaccaccagggggcgcttATGGACTGGATAGACAGAGTTGTACATGGTAGGATGGTTCCGCATGAAATTTATGACCTCGTCTGGGTAATCTTTAGTGGACTTCATGTTGGGTGTGAATGTCCCTCCTGGACACTGAGGTGAGGGGACAgaaatttattgatttattgtttgCATCTGAATTTGTGCATCTGACCTCAGTGTGAATTCACATCGAAAATAGTGATGTTCGTCAAGGTGATTTTctttaaagtgatgaaagtcaAATGACAGCATCAACACGTCTGCAGAACTTAACTGATATGGTGAAACAGGACTGACCATTAAAGAGCCGAAATATTATTAACCATTAGCATTAACCATGAACACATGACAAGAAAatgggagagaagaaaagactACACACTGGAAGGGAGGGCTGTTTGAAAAAAACCTGTTGGCTTTTGGACTATCTATACTGAtacatgtgtgatgtgtgtgtgtgacgtatgtgtgtgtgtgtgtgtgtgtgtgtgtgtgtgtgtatgtatatgaaagagagagaaacactcacTGTCCCAGGTCGAGGATAAGGGATCTTCCCTTGGTAAGCTATCCACTGGTAGTTTGGGCCTTCCTTGTGAGCAAAGGGGCCGTTAAAGATCATCCGCACATCAGCCATAGAATAAACACATATGGCCGATCCCTTGAACActgagctgcagagagagaaagattgtgTGCGAGACAGAAGATGGAGAAGGAGGGGGTCGATTATGCACTGATGCACTGAATTGTTAAAACAGATGTaatattcactcacacactcattctgtaATGGGTTTCCCCTCTTACCCATACAAAAGTACACATCATCACATGGAAGACAAGAGATgcaaagacagagagcgagggagacaaAGAAAGCCGTGACAGCACTCCTGCCCTCCATAGGGGGAAAGCACGTTTCTCATTAGCATGGAGCTGTGTGCTTTTGGGTTTCAAAAGCTTAGACAAAGCCTGGAGGCTTCACTGATTTCATCTAAATCCTACCGACCTGAAACTAGTCCACTTGCACATTCCTGcacaccactgccactgccTTGTTTATTTACCCCAGATGCTTCGTATGTGAGCCTTGTGTAAAATGTCTAGACCTTTTACAGTTCCCTTCCCAGGAGAGCTCCGCAATAGTGAACGGTTTCCATAAATTCAAAATGCCATTTATTACTCCGAAAGCTTTGGTACAACATAGAAGAGCACAGTATCGCTCCACTGGCAGGCAGAGCATCTCTGCGCAAGCCTCCTTGTGTTACTTGCAAAAGCTGCCAAATGATAATAGATTGGCAATGGTTTCCAGCTGCATTAAACCTGCCGTTGTGTGGGCAAAGGCAGCCATGGtaagtaaaacaaaactgctccgTCACCAATGTGATCAGGGTGGAAGCCGGGCAGGTGAAAACAAGGCCCATGTGCAGCACGTCACGGCAGGGCTCTTGTGAACTTACCCAGACACGGAGAAGACACCGTAGATGACTGGATTCTTGGTGTCTTGTGTCTTCTGGATAAAAACGTCAcctaagaaagaaaaaaaaaaaaaagatgcagagaCTCAGTCTCAGGGCAGCAGAAGTTTGAGCtctcaggtttgtgtgtgtgatcagatgTGTGGATTCTGCGCTACCAGTGACAGGGAAAAAGACTAAGGACAAAAGTGCAAtggaacagaaataaaatatctaattaAATTCTTTGAGACCAGCTCcctcccaaaacacacacacagtgtaaattAATCTAATAAGACAGCATCTTGTGCCAAAATGGAAGTGGAACTAGTCAAAAGGGAGAAACAGAATGCAACACGATGTTGAACATGCTTGAGTAATACAGGGCCTCTTGttacagagagacagctagaggcagacagagacaggagcagAACAGGAAAAAAGTCAGAAGCTAGAGATATGTTCCATCAGGCACAGAGACAAAAGGACTGTTTAGGGAGAGTCATAGATGATCAGACACAGACATTTGGGCCCAGGTACTACTACAGAACCGTTCAAGGAGTCAGTTCGCTTGACAGTGAAGCTTTGCAAAAGGTATACATGAAATCCTTCCTGATCCTGAAGGGACATGGAAAAACGGGAGGACCTGCAGCCCTTTCAGGAGGGAATTCCTTCCATTCCTGATGTTGAAAGAAGAAGGGGGCTGCAGGGACCTTGATCGGGGATGCTATGGAGGGTTGCAAAATGGTccagacacagcacacacacctcacaggcCCACGAGAACGCAGCAGCCATGGAAATGcaacattcacacattcatgttCATCCACGGACCAACAGAGGGAGACGGCTGGTGGTGTTCATTTTGTTGGCCAGGGCTGTTTCGCCTTGTCACTCAAATGCTGGGCACTGGGCAAAACTCCAGTATGTTCTGTCAAGTCTGGCTAGATGCAATTGAACTCGTATACAGAGTAGTGCGAACaggtgcatgcacgcacgcacgcacgcacgcacacatgcatgtgcacacacacgcgcacatgcataggttcacacacaaatacacgtgatacaaatacacacacaaatacacctgTCAGGTTTCCTGCATTTTCGCCATTACAAGTGTATTTCACCATTCAGTTTACATTTTAGTTGAATGACAGATTTGTGTCTGACACTGAAAACTCATACCAGCCCAATATGACAGTCCCAACCCTCCAGCACTTTAAACCTATAGAACAGATCTACtagaggtagacagacagacaaaataaaagtcagtcTCTAGAGAGCCACAATGGTCACATCATCCAACATGGAGACTTTACACAAATGAACTTGAGGGCTCAAGGCTCCACTCCTCGGAAAGTTCTTCAGAACTGGACCAAACTCCAGCATGAAGTTGTGAAGCTGGACCATGCCAGAGCTGCAAAGTGAGCCTACATTTCATAAGCCTGGTCcagatgtgggggtggggctccATAGGTGGAGACCAACTGTGAGTGTTCTGCCTTTCAACTCTGATTCACAAGGGGTTATGAAACACTTAAAtgaagaagcagaaaaaaaaaatcacccttATATGTGATCATCGATGGCGTGACAATGTAGAGGAAAATGAAAGAATCAAGAAAATAGCACATCCATAGACAGGGCACAAACAGTATCCTTCTTCTGTAGTGAATTTCAGACAGAAGCCTACAGCATAAGTCTTGGTCATAATGCATCTAGGAATGCTGGGCTAAGATAAAGTCTCTGCAGTAATGTAAACTACAGGGTGAGCAGCGTGGGTGAGGCGGGAGGGAGACTTACGGAGCTCGTCGAAATGCGTCTCAATACCGTCAACCCCCGTTACGGAGCAGATGAGGCGGGCCTTTAAGAAGGTGCTCCATTTGTTAACTAAACAACAATGACCGCCATCATCATTctgcaggcagagagggagggagagcgagagagagaaagtaggagggaaaataaatcattaatcatCGATGACAAAGTAAAAGCTACGAAGGCTGACCAAAGCAGGCCATAGGTTAAAAAATTAGTGAAAGACAGGTTATCAAGTTAAAACCTCTTTTGGTGTTGTATTCCCCTCCAGCCTCTGATAGAAATAATACATCAAATCGGAGAcagttctttgtttttaaataaaggaagACTTTGCTACAATTATCACCATATTGAAATGGCACAGCAAATTCAAGAGCACTTAGCACCTCTTAACATAATTCAGTGTGTAGTTTACGTCTCTGTAAACTTTATTCGAAAtaatgctgtgaaaaaaaactaaacaagacAAAGGCTTTATATAGGAATCTCTTCCACTGTGTACTATTTGTGTGGGCTGCACTGGCTGGGTGGGGTATGGTTGTAAACATTGCCTCTGAGCAGTGCTTAGACCCATCTGCTGTGGACTACAGCCAGCTCCAATAATGAGGCCTGGCAATACCCACCGACCAGCAGCCAACTACCCACACATTACAAACGTTCACCCGGCCTTATTCATGCTGAGAAGAATACATTTACTGGAGGAGAGGACCAGCTATTCAAAATTCGGAGGCAGGGGTTATGTGAGGactaatgtttatgtttatggtGTAGCTGTGGTGTACCTTGGGGTTCACGCAGTGCTCTAGCCAAGCCAGGATGCGAGTGCTATGATTTATGGGGTGACGTGTCTACTCTTTAATATACTAGTGCCTGTAAGTATAAAATGCGTAAgtataagagtgtgtgttctcaccagaCAGATCCTCCCGATCCTGGATTGAGCCATGGGGGTCTGGCCCATTTCTGAAGCTTTCTCACGGAAGAAGAAATACAGCTTGTCATCGTTCTTCTCTGCGCTGTCTGGTATGAGCTGCGCATGGACAAACGTAGGATCTGAGAGTCACAGGTATGatgaggaaagaaagaaaagtcaTGAGAAAGATAAGGACAAAGAAAGAAGATTACATTAAaaccaaataataaatatttatttatcctttAATAAACCTTAATATGCTGCGGTCAAAAGTAGCCTAGAATATAACCTTTAGCCTTTTCTCCCTGCCAAAACAACATTATCAGACACGTCATATGAAGGTGGTCTGTGCAGGCCTCCGTGTGAAATCTGTGACAGGCATCACTGTACAATGTATGTGACAAAGTGAGAAGAGTGTGGTATGCGTTTAATCAGAGCCATGCAAAAGACATCATACTCGGTACAGGAGACAGCTCTGTCTGGGATAGCAGTGTGTACATATCCTCCAACATTATCATCctcatgtgtgcctgtgtgaatgtgtgtgcatgtaccgTTGAGCCAGCGCGAATTGTACTGATCGGTCCTCATGGCTGTGTGCTTGCCTAGCGTACGGAAAATGGCAGAGTCTGTTCCCATAAAATCAATGTAGACTCCAGCGTAGAGTTGGCCATCTGTccaaagagtgagagaggccgaagagagacaggagggagaTGCAGACACATGGGCATTAAAGACATGTGCTAAGTTGATTCTACAAGGAAAAGATGAAACAGTGATGAAACATTGTGTTCATTTATATTTGTGGGGCTGCAGTTTTTAACTCGAGTGGCTGGGTAGGAGGGGCCACACAAAAACAGTTAGTGGTCAGGTAGGGCTGAGAGGTCCTTACTGATCAAAGCAGACACGCTGTTCAGTTTGGGGTCAAATGGACATTTTCCCTTCCCAGAATCCACTTTACCCGGCTCCAGACGAAAAATGTATTCCTGGAAGAGTGGGCAAGTCACACAGAGTGGAAGAGTCTATCAGCCAGGGAAGAGTCTGTCAGCATACATTAAAGGAAACATTATTGATTAGTAACAGGTCTAAGGTTCACAGAGCTTTCCTGTCTTCAGAGAGTAGGGATGACACTATTGACTGGGAATTCATTCCACTGTCAGCGTCTAAACACTGGTAATGATGCACATTGTAAAAACCAGTGGACCAAAAGCAACCCAAACTCTTGATTTCCCACAGAAGACAGGTTTTAAACTGGcaaagagagcagagaaaaaCCATCAATAgtctgagacagagaaagtagCCACAGAtggtaaatacatttatttacattgatTGGGCATACAACCATTTAGGATTTAAAACCACATTTTTTATGGCTTATACAAACCACTTTTCTAATTGTCTTTAAGATTTCCCACTGGAAACAATAACATCATTAAAGGTTTTGGTGTTATCTGTAGTTAGACACATGGCAAGCAAGTGATCTGTCACAACAATCAAGATCTTTCAAGGCCCAATTTATGTAGCAAAGCCATTGACCATGCTTCATATGTTAGTTGCACTCATTCAAATCAAGTTTTACAAAGCTTTGAAGTTAAATAATGGGGTAAAataggaagaaagaaaaggaaaataaagaaaaaattatGGTCTCGATGAGCATGAAATTTATGCAATCCAGATCAGGATGGAAAGTATGCCTTGATAAAAATCTGATTCAGACCAGAAGGTTTCTATGGTTAAATGTTAGGTGTCTTCTCCACAAATTAATCTTGCTAGCAGCTCTTTAACCTCCCAGTAACACTCCACTGTAAATAGTGCACATGCCAACAGAAGACAGAGATACAGCACTCCCACCTGTGGAAACAACGTCCTTGTTTTAGGAGGACATCATGGTGAGAGCTGCTTATATTTCAAACATATGTGTGTCCAAAGAAAACAAGATTCAAATGATCGAAACTTTATCAACGTGTTGCTTTTCAAGCCCACTCCCTGCACAGCAAATAAAAGTTTCTGAATCTTGTATGATCCAGAATGCTGAGTTGAAAATTCCAACAAAACTAGATCAGATTTCATGGTGAAAGCTGTAAAAAATGATATAGTATGTCTGACACCAAGATAAAGGCTGAAGCACCTTTAAGTGCCTTTCAGTGCGCATCTCCAATTCAACAGCTCCTATGCGTGAAATTCGTGTCTCGACAAATCATCTATTTTGATACAAACTTGGACGAGGAAAATGTACCCACCTTTGGGGAATGTTCCGCTCTAGTGCTTTATGAGCATACCTTAAATTTAATACTTGGCACAGGTTCACTTTTCACTGACTAATCACTTTGATGTGACGATCCAGTGAATGAGTATCAGAAGAGTTGAGTGTTTTTTGACACAGGCAGTGTTTAGGCAAGTGTAGGCAACCCTGGCAGGATGAGGCACTTGTAATTTGCCTTCTCTGTTACCTTCTATAATAGAAATGAATGACTGCCACTCTAAGCATACCTGTCTTCCCCTCTCCAGACAAAAATGCGCTGCCATGTCAGCAATCAAACAACTCTCTGTCCTGGCAAATCTAATAAAACCCCTCCAGAGGAATCCCTAGATGAAGCCCTGCTCTCATCACCCCTGTGACCTGATGTCCCACCTTGGGTGCGTAGAGCTCTGGCTCGGCGCTGGGGTCTGCAGCCCGGCTGGTTCGGCCTCCGGAGCGAGGACTCTGATCATGAAGCAAAGCCTACGAAACAAGGCGTGTTAGTGGGTTATGCCCTCACCTGAGATCCGGCTGTCTGGTCTCTTATCCTAGAGCGGCGAGGTCGAGCTACAGCCCAGGCCACTTCTAAACAAAGGCGCTCAGACTATGGTGTCATGCTGTTTAACTGCACGCTGTTTGAGAGTGGTTTTGTTTGCTACGTGCAGAACATGCAAGAATGCATAAACAAGacatgcttttgtgtgtaaGGAGACAAACTGtcaaactgaattttaaaaatgcactttttgtTGCAGAAAAGCAAATGCGTTCTATATAAAAAGCTTTGGTGTGAAATGTCTTTGAAATGTCTTAAGGAAAAGGATTGTTGCAGGATAAAAATGAGAGCCAAGAATAATGTAAGATTTTTTCTTACATTCCCAAATGCTATAGGGCTGGTTTTCATAAAACATATGAAGACTAGTCTTACACTAGAGTACATTATTAATGGGGATTCTCTCatgaaaaatcttttaaatgACCAAATAGCAGGTCACCTGAGGCAGAGGGCTCACCTGTGACCTATGACCCCGATCCACATAGGTGCAGATGGGGTTGTAGGCGCCTGTTCCACACACGTACAGGTGAGTTCGGTTCCATGGCTCGATCAGACGAATGAAATTCCCACACTCGCCCTGAAAAAAGATCACACCGAACTGAAAATTCACACCAAACAGAAGCAGAACAGTTTCACAGAGTGTAAACGTTACGTTCTCAagttacatttttcagtgaCATACATtcattccaaaataaataaataaataaatattctgacCTTCAATTCAAAGACCATACAAGCAGATATAAACCTGAATTCCACATTGATATGTACTATTTCcctttatgctttgttttatgatgtttttcTAAATGGTCTAGATGTTCTGGAAGGCTCCCTTTGACATGCCTGAAAACAAACCATGTTTGGCTTACGTGACAGTTTTGGCAATGCAGCTACAGCTATAACTCACAACAAACTCACATATCTTGTGCTGCTTTAATGTCTAATGAACAGagcaaaaaatggaaaagaaagaaacaactGAGTGTAAGATCACTGAGCATCTGTCATAAATCTGGCCATTTTAAGGTTGACTTCTGGTCCTGGGGTGAACACTTACATTGGTGTCCTTCCCTGACAGAACACACTCAGTCTTCCTCTGGGGAGCCACAGGCCAGTGGATCTGAAAATGAGGGAATCAATGAAtgagaggaagaaaataaaaacagtaaccTTTGACCTCCTTGAGCCAAACCAAAAGTCAAATGTCCAGCCAGACTTTGCTGTAGACATCGGTTTGCCATGCACACTTTGTGGAGCCTCTGCTCCAACTCTTCCTCTGTGGTCTCTTGTGTTTGACCACCAGGCTTCTTGGTGTTTTTGGCTAGCAGACTGCTCCCAATTTatcacagacactgacacatgtaaGAACTGCAGTACCATGTCTGGCAACAATCTATATCTATAATGCGTTTAGGCATTTTATAGGAACGTGGCTGTTGAGTAAACACAAGATGGAGAGCTCACTATGAGAGGCTCTTTGTTGATGTCGTTCAGGTCCAAGGAGAGGATGTAGTCCTTGCTGCCAACATACATGCGGTCGTGGTCTTCATCCATGCGCAGGATCCTGTAGTCAGTGGAATTGAGCAAGAAGCCAAAGTGATGGGCCGTGCTTGTGGACTTCAGCTCTGTGGAGGAGGAAAAAGTCAGTCACCTGGAGTTGGCAGAGGCTCCACGGAAATCAGGCCAATGAAATGAGACTGGGTGGGACTAGGGTGCCTTGTGTTGAAGATCATGGATGTATGCTTCCGGTAACAACCATCATCACCTTTGAGATGGTTTACTGATGGAACAATCGCCGACTCAACATAAAGGAATTAACAAACCTTGGAAGCTTTCAGTGCCAGGCCGTAGCCAGGTAACTGGGCCACTACAAGAAACCTGCTTTGCTGAAATCTATGCCCATGCCTGTCCCCCTTGTAATTCCTACACTGAACTGCTGCAGTATCTCCCTCTGGTCCAGCGGGCGTGCCACACTGCTGAATCCGCTGTTACTGTCATAAGCTTGCGATTACAGGGGGATTTTTTGTGTCTCTGGTATCATTTTGTGTCATCTGGTATCATCTATGAAAACGCTGTCTAAAATCACAAACATCTCCAAATGCTATTACAGTAGTTCAGCTTGAGTTGGTATTTTCTAGAGCTCATGGGGCTAAATGTGAGAGGAACATGTCCTCAGGCTTTAGCGCATCAGTGAAATGATCATGTCTGGCTTTGTGGAACTGTAATTATTTCAGATGGTGGTTTATTACTTGGTTTATTGTTTGACTTAGGAAACAATACTGTTCTTTATAAACGGTTATATACAGTAGATACCTAATGACATACTATTGATGCCACAAGTGCTTACAAGTTTCTGCAGATGTTGACTGTTTGTTATAACAGTAGCATGAGTTAAGTATCTTCAAGAAACAAAAATTTACaatctgtttctctcacacacacacacacacacacacacacacacacacacacacacacacacacacacacacctttcctctCCCTGGCCGAGTACAGTTATCATTCAGTTAGCATACAGAGGGAAGCCTATGTAGATGTCCATGTTGAGATGCAA is a window of Electrophorus electricus isolate fEleEle1 chromosome 3, fEleEle1.pri, whole genome shotgun sequence DNA encoding:
- the sema3fa gene encoding sema domain, immunoglobulin domain (Ig), short basic domain, secreted, (semaphorin) 3Fa isoform X2, with amino-acid sequence MWAGSWATSIWESLICELKSTSTAHHFGFLLNSTDYRILRMDEDHDRMYVGSKDYILSLDLNDINKEPLIIHWPVAPQRKTECVLSGKDTNGECGNFIRLIEPWNRTHLYVCGTGAYNPICTYVDRGHRSQALLHDQSPRSGGRTSRAADPSAEPELYAPKEYIFRLEPGKVDSGKGKCPFDPKLNSVSALINGQLYAGVYIDFMGTDSAIFRTLGKHTAMRTDQYNSRWLNDPTFVHAQLIPDSAEKNDDKLYFFFREKASEMGQTPMAQSRIGRICLNDDGGHCCLVNKWSTFLKARLICSVTGVDGIETHFDELRDVFIQKTQDTKNPVIYGVFSVSGSVFKGSAICVYSMADVRMIFNGPFAHKEGPNYQWIAYQGKIPYPRPGTCPGGTFTPNMKSTKDYPDEVINFMRNHPTMYNSVYPVHKRPLVVRTNVDYEFTTITVDQVAAADGSYEVLFLGTDRGTVQKVIVLPRDDLQTEELVLEEVEVFRVPTPITTMKISPKRQQLYVSSVVGVTHLTLHRCDVYGEACADCCLARDPYCAWDGKSCSRYSANQKRRSRRQDVKYGNPIRQCRGYNSNANKNTLEAVQYGVEGSTAFLECQARSPHVSIKWHFQKENSDRRREIRSDGRVVRTEQGLLLRSLQLVDAGAYQCTSTEKNFKHTLVRLQLVVLPARTVNSIQTEASVLAGPAPPPPPPPGAWTPSAEQYKDLLAILSQPEMGLIDQYCQDYWQLGDDPDTAAPPRPKKDSKEPKEAQRKPRNRRHHEGQGSTAET
- the sema3fa gene encoding sema domain, immunoglobulin domain (Ig), short basic domain, secreted, (semaphorin) 3Fa isoform X4; amino-acid sequence: MDEDHDRMYVGSKDYILSLDLNDINKEPLIIHWPVAPQRKTECVLSGKDTNGECGNFIRLIEPWNRTHLYVCGTGAYNPICTYVDRGHRSQALLHDQSPRSGGRTSRAADPSAEPELYAPKEYIFRLEPGKVDSGKGKCPFDPKLNSVSALINGQLYAGVYIDFMGTDSAIFRTLGKHTAMRTDQYNSRWLNDPTFVHAQLIPDSAEKNDDKLYFFFREKASEMGQTPMAQSRIGRICLNDDGGHCCLVNKWSTFLKARLICSVTGVDGIETHFDELRDVFIQKTQDTKNPVIYGVFSVSGSVFKGSAICVYSMADVRMIFNGPFAHKEGPNYQWIAYQGKIPYPRPGTCPGGTFTPNMKSTKDYPDEVINFMRNHPTMYNSVYPVHKRPLVVRTNVDYEFTTITVDQVAAADGSYEVLFLGTDRGTVQKVIVLPRDDLQTEELVLEEVEVFRVPTPITTMKISPKRQQLYVSSVVGVTHLTLHRCDVYGEACADCCLARDPYCAWDGKSCSRYSANQKRRSRRQDVKYGNPIRQCRGYNSNANKNTLEAVQYGVEGSTAFLECQARSPHVSIKWHFQKENSDRRREIRSDGRVVRTEQGLLLRSLQLVDAGAYQCTSTEKNFKHTLVRLQLVVLPARTVNSIQTEASVLAGPAPPPPPPPGAWTPSAEQYKDLLAILSQPEMGLIDQYCQDYWQLGDDPDTAAPPRPKKDSKEPKEAQRKPRNRRHHEGQGSTAET
- the sema3fa gene encoding sema domain, immunoglobulin domain (Ig), short basic domain, secreted, (semaphorin) 3Fa isoform X1; its protein translation is MTMQRTRSLLLGTFLVFLSSDVSVRCNPPSSLTPLSAPRVYLSFKELKSTSTAHHFGFLLNSTDYRILRMDEDHDRMYVGSKDYILSLDLNDINKEPLIIHWPVAPQRKTECVLSGKDTNGECGNFIRLIEPWNRTHLYVCGTGAYNPICTYVDRGHRSQALLHDQSPRSGGRTSRAADPSAEPELYAPKEYIFRLEPGKVDSGKGKCPFDPKLNSVSALINGQLYAGVYIDFMGTDSAIFRTLGKHTAMRTDQYNSRWLNDPTFVHAQLIPDSAEKNDDKLYFFFREKASEMGQTPMAQSRIGRICLNDDGGHCCLVNKWSTFLKARLICSVTGVDGIETHFDELRDVFIQKTQDTKNPVIYGVFSVSGSVFKGSAICVYSMADVRMIFNGPFAHKEGPNYQWIAYQGKIPYPRPGTCPGGTFTPNMKSTKDYPDEVINFMRNHPTMYNSVYPVHKRPLVVRTNVDYEFTTITVDQVAAADGSYEVLFLGTDRGTVQKVIVLPRDDLQTEELVLEEVEVFRVPTPITTMKISPKRQQLYVSSVVGVTHLTLHRCDVYGEACADCCLARDPYCAWDGKSCSRYSANQKRRSRRQDVKYGNPIRQCRGYNSNANKNTLEAVQYGVEGSTAFLECQARSPHVSIKWHFQKENSDRRREIRSDGRVVRTEQGLLLRSLQLVDAGAYQCTSTEKNFKHTLVRLQLVVLPARTVNSIQTEASVLAGPAPPPPPPPGAWTPSAEQYKDLLAILSQPEMGLIDQYCQDYWQLGDDPDTAAPPRPKKDSKEPKEAQRKPRNRRHHEGQGSTAET
- the sema3fa gene encoding sema domain, immunoglobulin domain (Ig), short basic domain, secreted, (semaphorin) 3Fa isoform X3, which translates into the protein MTMQRTRSLLLGTFLVFLSSDVSVRCNPPSSLTPLSAPRVYLSFKELKSTSTAHHFGFLLNSTDYRILRMDEDHDRMYVGSKDYILSLDLNDINKEPLIIHWPVAPQRKTECVLSGKDTNGECGNFIRLIEPWNRTHLYVCGTGAYNPICTYVDRGHRSQEYIFRLEPGKVDSGKGKCPFDPKLNSVSALINGQLYAGVYIDFMGTDSAIFRTLGKHTAMRTDQYNSRWLNDPTFVHAQLIPDSAEKNDDKLYFFFREKASEMGQTPMAQSRIGRICLNDDGGHCCLVNKWSTFLKARLICSVTGVDGIETHFDELRDVFIQKTQDTKNPVIYGVFSVSGSVFKGSAICVYSMADVRMIFNGPFAHKEGPNYQWIAYQGKIPYPRPGTCPGGTFTPNMKSTKDYPDEVINFMRNHPTMYNSVYPVHKRPLVVRTNVDYEFTTITVDQVAAADGSYEVLFLGTDRGTVQKVIVLPRDDLQTEELVLEEVEVFRVPTPITTMKISPKRQQLYVSSVVGVTHLTLHRCDVYGEACADCCLARDPYCAWDGKSCSRYSANQKRRSRRQDVKYGNPIRQCRGYNSNANKNTLEAVQYGVEGSTAFLECQARSPHVSIKWHFQKENSDRRREIRSDGRVVRTEQGLLLRSLQLVDAGAYQCTSTEKNFKHTLVRLQLVVLPARTVNSIQTEASVLAGPAPPPPPPPGAWTPSAEQYKDLLAILSQPEMGLIDQYCQDYWQLGDDPDTAAPPRPKKDSKEPKEAQRKPRNRRHHEGQGSTAET